In Anolis carolinensis isolate JA03-04 chromosome 4, rAnoCar3.1.pri, whole genome shotgun sequence, the genomic window TTtggggtataacaactactttcaaagtaagtaccgcacaatgaaacaggacataacactttcaaaccaggaacagaatttcttTTCAGATGTTGTTGCATAGTGCAATTGTCATGCCTTCTGTTGCGTTTCCTAGGAGAGCCATAGCTCGTGCAAACTCCTCACGGCTCTTTTGTCTTCCTTTAAGCAACTGATCTCCTCTCTGTTGCAATTAGAAGCGCTGTTTCCAAAGTATAGGTTGAGTCATCCCTTAAACCAAAATGCCTGGGGCCAGAGAGTGTAGGGTTTGTGGAatatttgcatgtatgtatgGAGATATGTCTTGGAGGTTTAAATATGAAATCTATTTATGTTTTCTATATAAACTTACACAAATAGCCTGAAGGTGATTTTTACACAGATGTATTAATCCTTTTATGCAGAAAAGGGAGTTTGTGTAATATtgttgttgaaggccttcatgttcagaatcactggattgctgtgagtttcccgagctgtacggctatgttccagaagcattctcttctgacgtttttgCCATATCTGTGTTAGGCatgctcaaaggttgtgaggtatattggaaactaaggtttatatatctgtggaaaacccagggtgagagaagaactcttgtttaacacctcccaacaaaggattcccccaggcaggaatcagccaggccttgaaacggcaaggcttttcaatactaatcagggtaattaattacaacatttacacttgtctccaacagacaagagttctttctcccaccctggactttccacagatatataaaccccacttgcctagtttccaacagacctcacaacctctgaggatgcctgccatagatgcgggcgaaacatcaggagagaatgcttctggaacatggtcatacagcctggaaaacccacagcaacccagaagtttttgtacattgaaccaccagaaagcaaagctgcCCCTATCTCATCCAACTGTGTTGTGGATTTGGGATTTCCGTATAAGAGGGATGTTCGACCTCTAATGCTCAGCTTCCACATTAGCTGGCGCTGATCTAATACACTATGAAACAAcctttgaaaaaaattctgttcctggtttgaaagtcttctgTCTTGttaaattgtgtggtacttactttgttaGTAGTTGtttctactccagaaattttgtttttgcagctgccacaaattatattgaattggttgagactctgagatattaattgaaaaactataacaaaatgtgctgcaggatgtcccacaaaaacaaagtttttgccatttaataaacttattacatgtttttgtgatagaaccaattaggaaatgacatttataacctaggaacaaaatttGTGTTACATGGTGATATCTGTGACTATGAGTAAGATGATGCAAAGCCATATGTTCCCTGAATAGAGGAAAGGTAGTTGTTCCTATCAgattcttggaagctaagcaaggtcagccctggttaatacttggatgggagaccaccagtgaaTACCACACACTCTAGGCTTACTGAGTCTCCCTCATGGGGCAATGGTCCTGGGATCCTCCAAGGGCTAAATAGTCCATGTTGAAACACTATAGAAGAGGAGTTACAACCTTGTTATAAGTCAAAAGACCATTTCAAGAGGCTCTTAAGCAAGAAagtttccccttttttctgtGGAGCCTGGGATTAAATGCCTTAAAGGTGCCAGATCTTGTCTGAACTtcaaagctaagcaggatcatccctgggtagtacttggatgggagaccaaatGTTCCATATGTGGTccattatatttcagaggaagaaattggcaaaactgcctctgagtattccttgcttaagaaaaccttataaaattcaTAGGGTCAGCATTAGCCAACAGGTGATTTGGAAGCACATACACAGAAACATAAAGAGCCATGTATATGTTTGGGATAAGGATGGAGTGGAGAAGAACGATTTAAATTTAATATATGTGATACTTTACTACTCAGGGAGAAAATAGGTCCCTGCAGCACTATCTTAGaaccattccacacagctgtataaaatccacattaactagattatatggcagtgtagactgagatttttgtgtgtgtgtgtgtgtcaggagagacttgagaaactacaagtcgtttctggtgtgagagaattggccgtctgcaaggacattgcagggacactcggatgttttgatgcttttaccattcttgtgagaggctcctctcatgtccccacatggagctggagctgatagaaggagcccAACTaggctctccctgggttggatttgaactggcaaccttcaggtcagcaacccaaccttcaagtcatcagtcctgctggcacaagggtttaatccacttcGTCATCGGGGGCtcctgtggactcagataatccaaagcagatattgtggattttctgccttgatattctgggttatatggctgtgtggaagggcccttaaacttccttgtttctttttcaaTCCTTCCGTAGAGTAGACCCACTAACACCAATAAGGCTAGGCACTTTTGGCAACTGGAATCCAATTGACTCCACTGGGACTATCCTAAGGAACTATCCTAATTCTATGTAAGGGATGTGCAGCTTCAGGAAACACAAAATAAATAGTAGAATTGCACATGGGAGGCAGCAACGCTTACATGAATTTCAATGCTTAAAGTGTAGACATTCTTGTATGAATCCAACCTATAGCTTGGATATTACATGAAGCTCAGTGATGTGTGATGAGAATTGACATTGAACTTGGTACAAGCTGCTGCTTGTTAAGGCTTCTTAAAATCAATTTAGAACCAGATATATATTCTGTGAATCTTTCTGTCCTTATGAGTGTAATTTATAGTcatgtagtggtttaagcattgaaTTGCAACACTGGAAACTTGGATTTGAATTCCTGTTCAGCCATAAAACCCATtgggtcacattctctcagcttcagaggaggaCACTAGTTAACTATCTTTGAACAAATATTGTctcaaaaaccctgtgatagtgttgccataaatcaatataacaatataataatatataatactaataatatgctatactaataatataatgtattgtatatacatattattacacaatataatattaatacactgttataactgtatattatatgtaatattactaataatattgcagtatagtggtatagtacaatatagtaatatataatgcttatattgtgctatgcttatgatataatatattgtatgtacatattacttgtaagccgccctgagtccccttcggggtgagaagggcaggatgtaaatgtcgcaaataataaataagttagaAACAAGGTAAAGGCAATGATCACAAATAGTTTCCTCCTAATAGATGAGATAaggttttaaaaatggaaatatgtAGATACATACAAATACATAGGTAAACCTAAAGGCAACATatgccatctgattttggaagctaaacagggttagCCCCCAGTTAGCATTTGGAGACTGCCAATAGATACCAGGTATtacaggctgtatttcagaagaaggaactgatgGCCAATGACTCCTGAGTATTTCTTGTCCAAgacaaaaacctatgaaattaatgggctcTCCATAAGTCCATAatgtgaaggcacatgcacacaaacacatgaATTGCAGTAAGTATGACTTAAGTTCCAAGCAAGATAAATACCATATTGGAGTCTTGAATTTTTCATTAGCGCTAACCTGCAGGCTTTCTCTGTTGCCAACTGTGCTCAGATGCCATATGGCATCTAATCTTCGTTCTTGACATATGTCTAGCTTTGCTCCACTGGGAGATCTTGCAACAGTTAATCTTCTCAAATTACTTTTTGCACAAGGCTGTAAACGCTCCAGAGAAGCAAGACCCCTCTGGAGACACATGTCGCATGGCCTGCATCCAAAGCAAACAAAATAGTCACGCTTTAAAGTCTGGATCATATTGGTGTATATGCAGACCTCTGTTCCAGAAGCCCtgaaaaaaaaataagcaaactGGTGAAACTGCACTCGCATAAATTGTGAAACTTTTATGAATTTCAATGCAGAAATGTAACCACAGAAATGAATTTTCAATGGGAAATTACATTCTATAGTGATGGCTACAGATCCATTTCCCTCCTGATAGCAAAGTCACAAACTTCCCAACATTAAGTCATTGCAATCTTAGTCAGATGGAGCAGTTTACTTCTGAGTTAATATGTATATCAGCCGTTAGTACAGCCAAGGCAGCAGTGTGGCCTAATGCTGTGATATAAATGAAGGGTCTACTGAATGAAAAAGCacaatatactttaaaaaaatgcaaaaatgtgATGAAGAACTCTTGGATGTTGGTGAGATGGCTGAATCCTAGAGATGGGGATGATGTTCTAATGCTGATCTTCATTTAGTAAACTGCTCTTGCATAAAGTTGCAGAATATATGTATACAATGAGATCTTGGACAAATATCCAGGGGCAATTGAAAAGATTAGCTAAGGTATTACACGTTTGAGCAACCTTCTAGAAAGTATAGTAGCTTCAAAAGTATTTGCTTAAATTGTGCTCTCCCTAAGGAACAAAGTCCTTATTTGGGCAGTAACTTAAATAGGGAcaacaaaaatacaaagaaaaaccAGGAGCTTTAGAGTTGTCTAAAATTCTTCACCATGGCCATATTTGgggtatgtgctttcaagttggtttgtcaacatatggtgaccccaAAACTTTGGTGATgagtgccattgcctttctctgaatacAGTGGCCCTTAGATATCTGCTATGTTTTGGTTCCAAGACCATCACCGCACACATggaaaccaaaatccatggatgctgaaatCCCATGATAATCAGTGGCAtagaacaatatatatataagatgGTGAATAACTCAAACAAGTCCCAGAAATAGCCTAAGTATCTGTGAAAAGGCTGAAGGCTAGATCAGTATACATCAGAGGAGTGCTTGACATGGGACAAAACcagtttgttttttggatttcccCCTCAAAATCTTCGAGCCTTGGTTGGTTGAATCAGTGAGGGAAGAACCTATGGATAggcaaaggtaaatgttttcccatgacattaagtccagtcaagtctgactctggggattggtgttcatctccatttctaagacgaagagccggcattgtccaaagacacctccaaggtcatgtggccagcatgactgcatggagcactgttaccttcccactggagaagtaataataataataataataattttattcttgtaccccgccccatctccccaaagggactcgggccggctcacatggggccttgcccaacatcacaatataaaatcaaaacaaaaacacaaatttacgacaataaatcaacaatacctgttgatctactcacatttgtacgttttctaactgctaggttggcaaaagctagggctaatagcgggtgctcactctgctccctttcggtctgcaagttcagcagctcagcgctttaacatgctgcgccacaaAAATAAGAGAACAAGTGAGCCAAATTTTGTGGCCAGATCTGGAGGAGACCAAATTATCTTAGCTAGTGGTTGTAAAGGGTGGAAACTTCTATCCTGCAGGTACAAATTTGTGCAACATTGGTAATACAATAGTACCATTCTTACTGAACAAATAATGTAACTCTCCTGCATAGGATGACAGTTATATTTTTACGTTACATTAGAGCATGCAGAATGACTCTGCTTGTAAAAGTAAATAGCACTCCCTTCTTATTAGTTACTCTGTATTAAGCAATTTAACAGGAGGGTCATAAAATAGCAGAGTTTATCAATTTTAGAGAAAGCTATAAACTTTATTTCCTGACAAcacagagctggagaaggaaacCCGTTATGATGTTTGTAATGAATTGATTCCTCAACATAAGTCTCTAGTATTGGACCCCATtcccccaaaatcccagccaacAACGCAAATAGTAAGTACTGTAATTCTGAAAGTTTAAGTCTAAAATCTGGAGCTCCTACAGACTAGGAATTACTGTGCGATATGCCTTTCATGACACCTACATCTTCTTTAGACCCCCTGGAAAGCGAAGTATTGTTCAATTTAAGACTAAATCTTAAGCACCAGGAATCCTTACTTGCTGCTTTACAACAGATGGGCCCTATAATCCATACTAATGCTTTTAGTAGTTTGCCTAATAAAGATGCAGTACAGCATGAGCATCtaaaattccaaaatattccaaaatctaaaactgtCCACATGTTTGACTGAGATAATAACACCTTTGCATTCTTGATGGTTTGGTGTGCACCGTTTGGTCTCGTgaacaaatgtattttaaaatattgtacaatGTTATCTTTgtaatgaatttcatatttgacTTGTGTCTCTTCTCCACGTTATCTCAGTATGTGAATATATGCAAGACAGATATTCCAATCCCAAACAcgtttggtcccaagcatttcagataagagacggtaaaggtaaaggttttcccctgacattaagtctagtcgtgcccaactctgggacttggtgctcatctccattactaagctgaagaattggtgttgtccgtagacacctccaaggtcatgtggccgccatgactgcatggagcactgttaccttcccactggagcagtacctattgatttactcacatttgcatgttttcaaattgctagtttgacagaagctgaggctaacaatgggagctcaccccgctccacggTTTCAAGccagcaacctttcagtcagcaagttcagcagctcagcaatttaacccgctgtgccatcggggaTAGTAAACCTATATTACATTATATGACTTATTAGTATATCTTTAAGTGAGAAGCATGAACCTTATCCTAATTATTTAAAGGTCTGCTACCCAGGTAGCCACAGAAGACTCTGTATACCAATTACATTTCCTTCTAatagtatgattttttttttacaaaaatggtATTCTTTCCACTCATTTGGGATTGGGATTGCCTCAAATTACTCTTGTCCCTATCTCACATTGTGAAGAATATAGGAAATATAGGAAAAGGGTAACTCTATTAAAAGGACAATCTGCCATAACCATTTAATAAGTAAAGCTCTCTCTAAATAAAAAGGCATTTGCCTGCTGTTAGAAAGAGAGCAGAGAGGGGGCAACTGGGCCTCCCATGTCCTCTCCTCTCCAAATGACTCGGACAAGTCCTAAAACTTCTTCAGATTCGAAAATAGACATAGTATTTCAAACAATCTAGACCTAAATTTCTGATGTCCCTGATAGATCATAACCAGCCATTCAAATTCTGCCCAGAAGCTGTTGCAACGAGAGAGTTACATGTTCCTTGGGGAATGAGAAACCTCTTGCCAGACTTTCTAGTTTTGATGTTCAACAAGCACTATGTCCAAAGGGCAAATGCAATATGTGATGAAAGTTTTATGTAAAACTTCTCCTTCTATCCCAAAAAGATAATATTGCCAGGAATTTCTTTAGTAGAAAATAACGTCTGCTACTTATGTGGCTACAGATCAGAATAGTTGATAGAGTGGGCAGTCACTGCATAGATATGGATTAAGGCACCCCTTGTGTAAAGCCAGTGCAAAGCTAGAAATAGGTCTGAATaaatgctcagccatggaaaacgtGCTGACTGAATTTAGGCAAGTCGTACTCCCTCAGCCTCGGGAAGGGAAGGGCAAACACTTTTCAACCTGTGATAGATTCATTTTAGAGCTACCATAAGTTGAAACcgctttgaaggcacacaataacaagacACCCCTTCCCTCACATTTTAATAGCCCATGGGAAATGTCATAGCAAGACATCCACATCTGGGCATCCGTTGCTCTCTATATGGGGGAAATGATTTCAACTGCATACACAAAGTACTTAATATGGCCTTTTAAATTGCAAACTCTCATGATACAgtagatgtattgaactaaacaACTTCTTCTGTTCTAGATCACTGGTCTCTGTAGGAACATCTATGGGATCAGTCACAAGACAGGCCTTGCTTGCTCCTCTTTCCCCTGCCGCTCGGCCCTACCGTCTTTGTAATTGCGAGAGAAACAATCGGAGAGGAGTTGTAGCAAGCAGTCTACAGGAACTTATCAGTAAGGTATGGCTCTCTTCAAAAATAATGCCTCATCCACATACTTTGTTGTTTTAATGCTGTACAGGGGAAATTCTGCTCTTCCGTTGCTAGAAGAGTGGCTAGAAAATTGAATTCACGGAGAGCGACTGGCACCTAAATTTTTGCTGACTGGTACATATGAAACACTTAAGGACATTGTTTTTTTATGTAACATACATGCTTCAAATGTGAAGGGAAATGAAATGGGGCTGATCTCTTAACAGGGCACTTGGAATAAGATTTTTTTGTTTGGCTTTTAGACCTTGGATGCCTTAATGATTACTGCTGGTCTGATAACACTGGTCTTGGAAGAAGATGGCACAGTAGTTGATACAGAAGACTTTTTCCAGTCCCTACCAGACAACACACATTTCATGGTTTTAGAGAAGGGGCAGAAATGGAAGCTGGTATGTGTTGTTCTCTGGAGTGGAATATTACAGGTAGCAAACTTGCTTGTGAGTTGAGGTGAAGGTGTGGGTGTGATGTGTGAAACCTGTAGCCCTGCAAACGTCTTGAACTCCCAGCTTCCATACCTTCATACTGACTGGGCTGTGGGGTGTTGTGTCCAAAATATAGAGTACTAAGATTCCCTTCCCCTGCTTTAGTTCTTGCTGGAGCTTGAAGGCTAGCATTGTAAGCTGTGTCCCAACAGAAAGAAGACctgggccctttctacactgccatataaaacccagattatctgctttgaactggattatatggcagtgtagaagggcctctaGAGTTAGATAAAAGGCCTGGTCTTGCTTATTGCCTAGTCTGGTGGTTTTTAACTCACAGAAGGTTGTACTTCATTGTGGAGAATGAATGAGAACAAAAACTTTCTGCATAGTTTCTATTACCATAGTAGCAGATGCAAAGCAATGTGCCAGAAGTATTATCTTGAATCTTTTTACATTTCTGGCTTGTTCAAATTATGGCAGAATTTCAGGAAGAATCATCAGTTTCTGTCTACAAACTCAAGCTGACAATTTTTAACATCTTCTCTTAAGTTTTTGTGGACAAGAAACTCAAAGCTTGGTTAGAAACATAATCTAGCTACAGAGTTGCTGtgggtttcccaggctgtatggccatgctccagaagcattctctcctgacgttttgcccacatctatggcaggcatcctcagactaattcaaccagagaagtcagccagagcagagcatttgatgaactaacctggacacagcatattatttgagaatacagaaatcgTGAATCACTCTtaaccaccaccatgtcagactacatagagaagccatagAAACccccaagcatgtggacaattccaacagaaaggaggaaaccatgaaaatgaacaaaagctggctaccggtatttaaaaaaaacctctaaaatcagggaagtaaataaataacagcactctgaaaacaggagaattccagacaagaaataatcaggaccagctaacacctccaaacaaagaatttctccaggcaagaagcagccaggctttgaatctgcaaggccattaaatgctaaacgAGGTGATCAgccgcaacattcacacttgcctcaaacagacaagagttctttctctcaacctggacattccacagatatataaacctcacttgtctattttccagcagacttcacaacctctgaggatgcctgccatagatgtgggcgaaatgtcaggaaagaatgcttctggaacatgcccatacagcccggaaaactcacagcaacccatgaaggCCTTCAAGAACACATAATCTAGTTAGAAGTGGTTAAAACTTGTTCTTCTCAGTTATTaactatttatttgatttttcataaaatgtgtttttatcacCTAATACAGTATCATTTTATAACCCCCAGAACAGTATCTGGAAATCACATTTTACACTGATTGAAGTGAATTAGTTAAATCCAAGCTATTCTGTATATGAAACAAAGTTAATGCTCACACATGTTTCCCTGCTTTTTTCTTGATCTAGGGACCAAGCTATGATATTGCAAGAGTACAGCAACAAAAGAAAATGGGGGTTGCAAATATCACCTTAGACTTGTACAAACTGAATCCTAAGGACTTCATTGGATGCCTAAATATCAAAGCTACGTTCTATGAAATGTATTCTGTGTCCTATGACATCAAATGTATGGGAGCAAAGACTGTTCTAATGTGAGTATACACATCTTTAGTTGCAAGTAATATAAGTTGAGATGCTGTAATGGAAACTATTGTTAATACATCATGATTTTCATAGCTTAGCAGATATGAAACCTGGTTCAAAAAAAGACTTATGGAAGGCAAGTATTTTTCCATACACTCAGGGCTGTGAAACATAGCTTTTATGAACAACTTGGATCACAACCACAGCATGGTCCCTGCTGTGTTAGCTGGTGGATTATGCCAGCTATTTTTCCAGGTTTTGTTTACTCAACAGTTCAAAAACGTTGGGTAAAGGCTGAAGTATTTTCCCTGCACTGATGAAGCTAACTTTCATAAGAATTCTGCTGTATCAGATCAGAGACTTTAAAATTTCCTACAGATGACCTAAGTGAAGCTTTTGAAGTAAAACATGACCTATCTGTTGAGTTTTCTTTTGGTATCTAGAAGGATGCGTAATTATATTTTTTGGGGTGGGAACCATGTAGTTCTTCAGGTCTTGTTGGCCATCAGTTAGCCAATACAATCTGtgataaaaaaatatttggaattgTTCTGCAAGAATGTCTAGAGGTCCCCAAGATTTCCACCGCTCTGAAAATAGTGGATGGCTGTGTTATTAGCCTTGTCATCTAAAGCCACCTAAGCTAGTAGCTGGTGATGTTTCTAGTGGTGGAAGTTCCATTGTTTTAAGTATGTGCCATGTCAAGAATTACTTTTTTAAATCCTGAATCTACCTCTTCAATTTTGTTGGAGGACCAGAAATCTTATTATGAAAGGAGAAGGAACATATATCCTAATACCAAGCAAAACCCTCTCATACCTGTCATtccaaaacaaataccacaaacATAAGAGGGACAGGGTTCCTCCCACTGATCATTTTCATCACCATGTTCTATACCTTATCCAGCCGTGTATTACATTTTTGTGATGGGATCTGCAGTAGGGCAATTGCAACATTTTGTCATtctaataattatatttattatttttaattcctTAATCATGAAACTCCGTTTCATTTTCCCAAACATTAGGATTCAGATTCTTTTGTTAGTCCCAATGTGTGGCACACAGAAGTCCCTAGAAACCCCTTAGACCAACAATTCTCAACCTAGGGGTCAGGACCCTTTGGATTgtgaagggggtgtcagaggggctgCCAAAGACTTatcagaaaacacacatttctgatggtcttaggaacccctttggcagagaaggctgaagatctctccgcctgtcattttttggaaacagacggcaAATTCTCCCATCAAAAGCCCTCCTCCTACTGTGATTGGCAGACTTCTCAAGGGGAGGGCTGTTTTTGAGAGAAGGTGTGCTCGGTGCATGGCAGCGGggaggggagagcaggtgagggAGAGCACACGAGGCTGGAGGTAGGATCACGCCAGTGAGTCTCTTCAAGGCAGGGGAGAAAGTGTCCATGAGACATGGGACTGAGAGTGACCCAGCaataacaggaggaggaggaacagcaGAAGAAGAAGCttaggtaatttgtaatgctatttattagaaagcagctagtcttttcttttttattaatgcttCCCATTA contains:
- the cidea gene encoding lipid transferase CIDEA, which gives rise to MAVESARGCALVLIRSLVSVGTSMGSVTRQALLAPLSPAARPYRLCNCERNNRRGVVASSLQELISKTLDALMITAGLITLVLEEDGTVVDTEDFFQSLPDNTHFMVLEKGQKWKLGPSYDIARVQQQKKMGVANITLDLYKLNPKDFIGCLNIKATFYEMYSVSYDIKCMGAKTVLMRMLRFLSHIAQVTGQLLLYTGTYVLQAIGDCDDDQLTRTKR